From a region of the Rhodococcus sp. 4CII genome:
- a CDS encoding helix-turn-helix domain-containing protein, translating into MELISLLTSDVAEPQLFIADTLGALASADRVLRHTVRVFIAEQFNTSKASEKLFTHRNTIDRRLARVDELLPRPSAENPIAVDTALALVELQEDD; encoded by the coding sequence GTGGAGCTGATCTCCCTGCTGACGTCCGATGTCGCGGAACCGCAGCTCTTCATCGCCGACACGCTCGGCGCGCTGGCGAGCGCCGACCGCGTGCTGCGCCACACGGTGCGGGTGTTCATCGCTGAACAGTTCAATACCTCGAAGGCGTCCGAGAAGCTGTTTACACACCGGAACACGATCGACCGACGGCTCGCACGAGTCGACGAACTACTACCGCGCCCCTCGGCCGAGAATCCGATCGCGGTGGACACCGCACTCGCCCTCGTCGAGCTACAAGAGGACGATTAG
- a CDS encoding aldehyde dehydrogenase family protein, with product MTIPLQSRDTAATIAIENPATGRVIGHIEDMTADHVAELVVRARAAQPAWAKIGFHRRAELARKLRSWFVANRAALIDTIVAENGKTREDALLAELFYLADSMGFWAKNAGKYLAEEKIRTHSPFVLGKKVVVRYRPHGVVGVIAPWNYPLTASVGDALPALMAGNTVILKPSEVAPLAVEQVVRGAAEVGFPTGVLQVATGAGDTGAALVDCADMIQFTGSTRTGRRIATRCGERLIPSSLELGGKDPMIVLADANLERAANVAVEWSIRNAGQICMGIERVYVEAPVYDEFVTKVTEKVARLRIGAPGDFGSTDVGAITFAPQLDIIESHIGDATAKGARVLVGGEREPGAGRFFQPTVLVDVDHTMKVMQEETFGPILPIMKVRDEEEAVRLANDTVYGLGSTIFSRNISKANHLARRMVAGNTWINDAIMSFLAQEAPFAGAGRSGFGSGRHGKDGIRKYCDTHTILTTRFALTREPTMFPNNARRSRLFDRLMVMLWGR from the coding sequence ATGACGATACCGCTGCAGAGCCGTGACACGGCCGCGACCATTGCGATCGAGAATCCGGCTACCGGTCGGGTGATCGGCCACATCGAGGACATGACCGCCGACCACGTGGCCGAACTGGTAGTCCGTGCGCGTGCCGCCCAACCCGCCTGGGCGAAAATCGGATTCCATCGTCGCGCCGAGTTGGCGCGCAAACTGCGATCCTGGTTCGTCGCCAACCGCGCCGCGCTCATCGACACCATTGTGGCCGAGAACGGCAAGACCCGCGAGGATGCGCTGCTGGCCGAACTGTTCTACCTCGCCGACTCGATGGGCTTCTGGGCCAAGAACGCTGGAAAATACCTCGCGGAGGAGAAAATCCGCACCCACTCTCCGTTCGTGCTCGGAAAGAAGGTCGTCGTCCGGTACCGCCCGCACGGAGTGGTCGGTGTCATCGCGCCGTGGAACTATCCGCTCACCGCGTCGGTCGGTGACGCGCTCCCGGCGCTGATGGCCGGCAACACGGTGATTCTCAAGCCGAGCGAGGTTGCGCCGCTTGCCGTCGAGCAGGTGGTTCGCGGCGCGGCCGAGGTCGGGTTCCCGACGGGTGTCCTCCAGGTCGCCACCGGCGCCGGCGATACGGGCGCCGCGCTCGTCGACTGTGCCGACATGATCCAGTTCACCGGTTCCACCCGCACCGGACGCCGGATCGCCACCCGCTGCGGCGAGCGGCTCATTCCGTCGTCGCTGGAACTGGGCGGCAAGGACCCGATGATCGTCCTGGCCGATGCGAACCTCGAGCGTGCCGCGAACGTGGCCGTGGAGTGGTCGATCCGCAACGCCGGCCAGATCTGTATGGGCATCGAACGCGTCTACGTCGAAGCACCGGTATACGACGAGTTCGTGACCAAGGTAACCGAGAAGGTCGCGCGACTGCGGATCGGCGCACCCGGGGATTTCGGCTCGACGGACGTCGGCGCAATCACCTTCGCACCGCAACTCGACATCATCGAGAGTCACATCGGCGATGCAACTGCCAAGGGCGCGCGCGTTCTCGTCGGCGGCGAACGCGAACCGGGCGCCGGCAGGTTCTTCCAGCCGACCGTTCTCGTCGACGTCGACCACACGATGAAGGTAATGCAAGAAGAAACGTTCGGTCCGATCCTGCCGATCATGAAGGTGCGCGACGAAGAGGAAGCCGTTCGCCTCGCCAATGACACCGTCTACGGGCTGGGATCGACCATTTTCAGTCGCAATATCTCAAAGGCAAACCACCTCGCACGGCGAATGGTCGCGGGCAACACCTGGATCAACGATGCGATCATGAGCTTTCTCGCCCAAGAGGCACCCTTCGCCGGCGCCGGTCGGTCCGGGTTCGGCAGTGGACGACACGGGAAAGACGGAATCCGCAAATACTGTGACACCCATACGATCCTGACCACGCGATTCGCGCTCACTCGCGAACCGACCATGTTCCCGAACAACGCGCGCCGATCACGCCTGTTCGACCGCCTCATGGTGATGCTCTGGGGACGATGA
- a CDS encoding CdaR family transcriptional regulator, with protein sequence MAGAAQSGSRDRYGELSAEGRRLVAEVAAELGDHLESARTAVNARVLVELPELDQAPLELRDGFDRSTSAHMALLRGMLGAWTDPSAAPAPKEAIDWGVDLARHGIPIETLLRAYRIGHGEFWQFWLKLLSARVDDPNLLAETSAATSDYTFRYVDAALVPIIDEYLRERERLARRAQSLGEAELRRVLRGDAVDIGLASERMRYRLDRWHIGFIVWSDADDEVDVTPQLDRAGARVAEVLRGTESLVVPAGRSVLYGWVGSSRRRGGTTAHSEIDGMHVCVGSPGKGIAGFRRTHDQAGLARRVARLSTPVPAYLDYRDCAVAALLCADVDRAREFVSEVLGETLERDDADRLLETVSVYQHEGLSLSRAAERLHVHRNTVAYRVRRVVEASTENDGGSLHLRAAVELARIVGPVADRGHRREV encoded by the coding sequence ATGGCCGGCGCGGCACAATCCGGGTCCCGGGATCGGTACGGCGAGCTCTCTGCAGAGGGTCGCCGCCTGGTGGCCGAGGTCGCCGCCGAGCTCGGTGACCACTTGGAATCGGCGCGAACGGCGGTCAATGCGCGCGTCCTGGTCGAATTGCCCGAGCTGGATCAGGCACCGCTGGAGCTGCGCGACGGTTTCGATCGCTCGACCAGTGCGCACATGGCCTTGCTCCGGGGGATGCTCGGCGCGTGGACCGATCCGAGCGCGGCGCCCGCGCCGAAGGAGGCCATCGACTGGGGTGTGGATCTCGCCCGTCACGGGATTCCGATCGAAACGCTGTTGCGCGCCTATCGGATCGGACACGGCGAATTCTGGCAGTTCTGGCTGAAATTGCTGTCGGCCCGGGTCGACGATCCCAACCTGCTGGCCGAGACGTCCGCCGCGACTTCGGACTACACGTTCCGGTACGTTGATGCAGCGCTCGTGCCGATCATCGATGAATACCTCCGGGAGCGAGAGCGTTTGGCGCGGCGAGCGCAGAGCCTGGGCGAAGCCGAACTACGGCGCGTGCTCCGCGGAGACGCCGTCGACATCGGTTTGGCGAGCGAGCGGATGCGGTATCGACTCGACCGCTGGCACATCGGGTTCATCGTGTGGTCCGACGCGGACGACGAGGTCGACGTCACGCCGCAACTCGACCGAGCCGGGGCCCGAGTCGCCGAAGTATTGCGAGGTACCGAATCATTGGTGGTGCCTGCGGGCCGCTCGGTGCTGTACGGGTGGGTCGGGTCGTCGCGACGCCGCGGCGGAACGACGGCGCATTCGGAGATCGACGGCATGCACGTCTGCGTGGGCTCACCGGGAAAGGGCATCGCCGGCTTCCGGCGCACCCACGATCAGGCCGGGCTGGCGCGGCGGGTGGCCCGACTGTCGACACCGGTTCCCGCGTACCTCGACTACCGCGACTGTGCGGTCGCGGCACTGCTGTGCGCGGACGTCGACCGCGCCCGCGAGTTCGTCTCCGAGGTCCTCGGCGAGACCCTCGAACGCGACGACGCGGACCGGCTACTCGAAACCGTGTCGGTCTACCAACACGAGGGATTGAGCCTCAGCCGTGCAGCCGAGCGGCTGCACGTGCACCGCAACACTGTCGCCTACCGGGTGCGCCGCGTGGTCGAGGCCAGCACCGAGAACGACGGCGGTTCACTGCATCTCCGGGCGGCAGTCGAACTGGCAAGGATCGTCGGACCCGTCGCAGACCGGGGGCACCGTCGGGAGGTATGA
- a CDS encoding MspA family porin: MIVQRKSGLRRGARIAGLGAAAAAILGLMSTGAASADTFIPLPDGSKTGPNVTLTRTAESALSSPSLAANGAGRVAWVSGTVTADVNGLEDVTDVPDANNTTNNAGTYNGTNASTTHGVSRVSTGYIVGCQVDITGLSANPSFSLGLDSLSASAGLTVPLASGEVKYVPIAAKDIKKDGVYALQYQDSELQVQKCGGFAQARSYSVVEIVGNDYSKTVLYGAPFSIG, from the coding sequence ATGATCGTTCAACGCAAGTCCGGCCTGCGCCGTGGCGCCCGTATTGCAGGCCTGGGTGCTGCTGCGGCTGCCATCCTCGGTTTGATGTCTACTGGTGCGGCGAGCGCGGATACTTTCATCCCGCTGCCTGATGGTTCGAAGACCGGCCCGAATGTGACGTTGACGCGGACGGCGGAGAGTGCTCTGTCGTCGCCGTCGTTGGCTGCCAATGGCGCCGGTCGTGTGGCGTGGGTGTCGGGCACGGTGACGGCTGACGTCAACGGGCTCGAGGACGTCACCGACGTTCCGGACGCGAACAACACGACGAACAATGCGGGTACCTACAACGGTACGAATGCGTCGACCACGCATGGTGTTTCGCGGGTGTCGACCGGGTACATCGTGGGTTGCCAGGTGGACATCACGGGTCTGTCGGCGAACCCGTCGTTCAGTCTGGGTTTGGATTCGTTGTCGGCGAGTGCGGGTCTGACGGTTCCGTTGGCTTCGGGTGAGGTCAAGTACGTGCCGATTGCGGCGAAGGACATCAAGAAGGATGGCGTCTACGCGCTGCAGTACCAGGATTCGGAGCTGCAGGTGCAGAAGTGCGGCGGTTTCGCGCAGGCTCGGTCGTACTCGGTCGTGGAGATCGTGGGTAACGACTACTCGAAGACCGTTCTGTACGGTGCGCCGTTCAGCATCGGCTGA
- a CDS encoding protein kinase domain-containing protein, with the protein MADIDPSGTQRDLTPSVTSDLRADGFDNAQEIGRGGFGVVYRCTEVSLDRTVAVKVLTDSVAVENRERFLREQRAMGRLTDHPNIVTVLHVGATDSGAPYIVMSYHPRGSLDTRIRQHGPLPLDDVLQLGVKLAGALEATHRQGIIHRDVKPANVLLTDYGEPALTDFGIAHITGGFQTATGVITGSPAFTAPEVLGGAAPSPASDVYGLGATLFCVLTGHAAFERRSGEQLVAQFMRITTEPAPDLREHGIPEDVAAVIERAMSVRPEDRHPSALAVSDALRDIQRRRGLDTSEPESTPRGRLPPNPSNRMRGNLPLDLSSFVGRRHEIAEAKSLLASSRLLTLVGIGGVGKTRLALRVATSIQREFADGAWLVELDEVPTSSRLVDVMAATLGVRDQPDRSLHEAVLDFLSSREVLLVLDNCEQVVGAVADLATILLQQNPDLRILATSREPLGTTGEATLRVPPLTVPDPDHEPALQGLPRYDAVSLFTERATAAVSTFALTDANKTAVARICHRLDGLPLPIELAAARLRAMSPEQILNRLSDRYALLTRGSRGAPSRQQTLRLCVDWSYDLCTPLEQRMWARLSLFTGSFELDAAEFVCGENMEPADVLDAVASLVDKSILIREDHSGTVRFRLLETLRAYGREKAREGDDHHVLRRRHLEWFRQLALTAENEFIGPRQLDWIARLRIEQPNFRDAMDFCLAEGNTEAGLQIVTPLVQFWATRGLLSEARRWLDDFLSRPAERPTTAYIRALYADCLMAEQQRDHERGAALAEQARTLAEQCADPTARAIADHADGIAGLFTGDLTRATSCFERALIVFRHAENELAVRIECLTLLGLAYQLDTAPRRALECHEEVLAITETQGESIYRSYALWAMAVAQFGLDAHSRALALLEDGLRLGRLVDDPVGCANCVEVFAWIAGGRDPVRAGTLMGAAEALGRVAGSPSVFVPDLLVYHEECERTVRRMLTAPAFDAARQRGRAMDLAAAVSYALGEAPPAPTPTAPGSVHLTKREQQVAELIAEGLTNKAIAARLVISQRTAQGHVEHILTKLGFTSRAQVAAWIAEGRRPS; encoded by the coding sequence ATGGCCGATATCGATCCGTCCGGGACCCAGCGCGACCTGACCCCCTCCGTCACATCGGATCTGCGAGCTGACGGGTTCGACAACGCCCAGGAGATCGGGCGCGGGGGTTTCGGCGTGGTGTACCGATGCACGGAGGTGTCCCTCGACCGCACGGTCGCCGTGAAGGTGCTCACCGACAGTGTCGCGGTGGAGAACCGCGAGCGCTTCCTTCGTGAACAGCGCGCGATGGGTCGCCTCACCGATCACCCCAACATCGTCACTGTCCTCCACGTCGGTGCCACCGACAGCGGCGCCCCTTACATCGTCATGTCGTACCACCCCCGGGGCTCCCTGGACACACGCATCCGACAGCACGGTCCGTTGCCCCTGGACGACGTCTTGCAGCTCGGAGTGAAGCTGGCGGGCGCATTGGAAGCGACGCATCGCCAGGGCATCATCCACCGTGACGTCAAACCCGCCAACGTCCTCCTCACCGACTACGGCGAACCGGCGCTGACGGATTTCGGCATCGCGCACATCACGGGCGGGTTCCAGACTGCAACCGGCGTCATCACGGGTTCGCCCGCGTTCACCGCACCCGAGGTGCTCGGCGGCGCCGCCCCGAGCCCCGCCTCCGACGTGTACGGACTCGGGGCCACCCTGTTCTGCGTGCTCACCGGCCACGCCGCGTTCGAACGACGCAGCGGCGAACAGTTGGTAGCCCAATTCATGCGCATCACAACCGAACCCGCACCGGATTTGCGTGAGCACGGCATTCCCGAGGACGTGGCAGCCGTCATCGAGCGGGCAATGTCCGTTCGCCCCGAGGACCGGCACCCCTCCGCCCTGGCCGTGAGTGACGCCCTGCGCGACATCCAACGTCGCCGTGGACTCGACACATCGGAACCAGAATCGACACCGCGTGGGCGGCTTCCTCCGAACCCCTCGAACCGGATGAGGGGGAACCTCCCCCTGGACCTGTCCAGCTTCGTGGGCCGCAGGCACGAAATCGCGGAAGCCAAGAGCCTGTTGGCGTCGTCCCGACTGCTCACACTCGTCGGCATCGGCGGGGTCGGGAAGACCCGGCTCGCACTGCGCGTCGCGACGAGCATCCAACGCGAATTCGCCGACGGCGCATGGCTCGTCGAACTCGACGAGGTCCCCACCTCGTCGCGACTCGTCGACGTAATGGCCGCGACGCTCGGCGTGCGAGACCAGCCCGACCGGTCGCTGCACGAGGCGGTGCTGGACTTTCTGTCGTCACGCGAAGTGCTATTGGTATTGGACAACTGTGAGCAAGTGGTGGGCGCCGTCGCCGATCTCGCCACGATCCTGCTGCAGCAGAACCCCGACCTGCGCATCCTTGCGACAAGCCGCGAACCATTGGGGACCACCGGAGAGGCAACGCTGCGCGTGCCCCCGCTCACCGTCCCCGACCCCGACCACGAGCCGGCATTGCAGGGCCTCCCCCGCTACGACGCCGTGTCACTGTTCACCGAACGCGCCACCGCCGCGGTCTCGACGTTCGCGTTGACCGATGCCAACAAGACCGCGGTTGCCCGCATCTGTCACCGACTGGACGGGTTGCCTCTGCCGATCGAACTCGCGGCGGCGCGGTTGCGCGCGATGTCACCAGAACAGATCCTGAACAGGCTCTCCGACCGTTATGCGCTGTTGACGCGCGGGAGCCGGGGGGCGCCGTCACGCCAGCAGACACTGCGGCTGTGCGTCGACTGGAGCTACGACCTCTGCACCCCGCTCGAACAACGCATGTGGGCCCGATTGTCGCTGTTCACCGGCAGCTTCGAGCTCGATGCCGCAGAATTCGTGTGCGGCGAGAACATGGAGCCGGCAGATGTACTGGACGCAGTCGCATCCCTGGTCGACAAATCGATCCTGATCCGCGAAGACCACAGCGGCACGGTCCGATTCCGACTGCTCGAGACCCTGCGCGCCTACGGCCGGGAGAAGGCACGGGAAGGCGACGACCACCACGTCCTGCGGCGCCGACACCTCGAGTGGTTTCGACAGCTGGCCCTCACCGCCGAGAACGAGTTCATCGGCCCCCGACAACTCGACTGGATCGCGCGACTGCGCATTGAGCAGCCGAACTTTCGAGACGCGATGGACTTCTGCCTCGCCGAGGGCAATACCGAAGCCGGGCTGCAGATCGTCACCCCCTTGGTGCAATTCTGGGCGACACGCGGCCTACTCAGCGAGGCCAGGCGCTGGCTCGACGACTTTCTCTCCCGACCTGCCGAACGGCCGACCACCGCCTACATCCGAGCGCTGTACGCCGACTGTCTCATGGCCGAACAACAGCGTGATCATGAGAGAGGTGCCGCGCTCGCCGAGCAGGCACGCACCCTCGCCGAGCAGTGCGCCGACCCGACAGCGCGTGCGATCGCCGACCACGCGGACGGAATCGCCGGATTGTTCACCGGCGACCTCACACGAGCGACGTCCTGTTTCGAGCGGGCACTGATCGTATTCCGTCACGCGGAGAACGAACTCGCGGTCAGGATCGAGTGTCTCACTCTCCTCGGGTTGGCCTACCAGCTCGACACCGCACCCCGCCGGGCGCTCGAATGTCACGAGGAAGTTCTCGCGATCACAGAAACTCAGGGAGAGTCCATCTACCGGTCCTACGCGTTGTGGGCAATGGCAGTCGCCCAATTCGGACTGGATGCCCACAGTCGCGCACTTGCACTGCTCGAGGACGGATTACGGCTTGGGCGACTCGTCGACGACCCGGTCGGCTGCGCGAATTGCGTCGAGGTGTTCGCGTGGATCGCCGGAGGCCGTGACCCGGTGCGTGCCGGCACGCTGATGGGGGCAGCGGAGGCGCTCGGTCGCGTCGCCGGGAGTCCTTCGGTGTTCGTTCCCGACCTACTCGTGTATCACGAGGAATGCGAACGGACTGTCCGCCGGATGCTCACTGCGCCCGCCTTCGACGCGGCCCGGCAACGCGGCAGGGCCATGGATCTCGCCGCCGCCGTCTCCTACGCACTCGGTGAGGCCCCTCCGGCACCGACCCCGACAGCCCCGGGTTCAGTCCACCTGACCAAACGCGAGCAGCAGGTCGCAGAGCTGATTGCCGAAGGCCTGACCAACAAGGCCATTGCGGCCCGTCTCGTCATCTCCCAGCGCACGGCACAAGGACACGTAGAACACATCCTCACCAAACTCGGATTCACCTCACGCGCGCAGGTCGCGGCCTGGATCGCCGAAGGCCGACGACCGTCGTAG
- a CDS encoding MspA family porin, with protein sequence MIVNRKNGVRLAAVGAAAAATMGFFSVGAANADTFIPLPGGSITQTLADGTVVTVNLTGESANISPSMGATPLHRNVWVSGKAAVELQGDGVQSAYIYPGYLLACQVDFGAEAGAEGGAAMSWADIATGSVGNPLAGGTSGGITLGPGQAIPVDILDQEYADPYGGEAHWGGNYVEGPTGSVSWSDSTLGVSGCAGYAQARAFVNVEVETENVTSTVTLWGQPFSIG encoded by the coding sequence ATGATCGTCAACCGTAAGAACGGTGTGCGTCTGGCCGCGGTCGGGGCCGCTGCTGCCGCGACCATGGGCTTCTTTTCCGTCGGTGCGGCGAACGCCGACACGTTCATTCCGCTGCCCGGTGGCAGCATCACGCAGACCCTCGCGGACGGCACCGTGGTGACGGTGAACCTGACCGGCGAGAGTGCGAACATTTCGCCGTCGATGGGGGCGACGCCGTTGCACCGCAACGTGTGGGTCTCCGGCAAGGCCGCCGTCGAGCTGCAGGGTGACGGTGTGCAGAGCGCGTACATCTATCCCGGCTACCTGCTGGCCTGCCAGGTCGACTTCGGTGCCGAGGCGGGCGCCGAGGGTGGGGCGGCGATGTCGTGGGCGGACATCGCGACCGGGTCGGTCGGGAATCCACTTGCCGGGGGGACAAGTGGCGGAATCACTCTCGGCCCCGGCCAGGCGATTCCGGTCGACATCCTGGACCAGGAATACGCCGACCCCTACGGTGGGGAGGCGCATTGGGGTGGCAACTACGTCGAGGGACCCACCGGTTCGGTCTCGTGGAGCGACTCCACCCTCGGCGTGAGCGGGTGCGCCGGCTACGCCCAGGCCCGGGCCTTCGTCAACGTCGAGGTCGAGACCGAGAACGTCACGAGCACCGTCACGCTGTGGGGCCAGCCCTTCAGCATCGGCTAA
- a CDS encoding APC family permease, with product MSSIECEDSAGHLESGHFGRGTLVSLSLASFFPAVGIALVPTLVLTAVGNPTAWHASLLAAICVILIGRAIIVFAGRFVATGSLYSYISEVFGPWARYLTGAAMAGGFVCGVGGLAMLVGRFLGSFIHERQADPTDLSALHFPTQSVIFALAFLIAAGIAYRGLDSSVVVVVGLAVLSTPLVALITLASVRHTGLQLAMQFDFSQFSVGSTLRGVAIGAAFLIAFESCAALAAETRDPERNIPVAVMAVPVVLGGVYTLATILQVPGLLQASDQLAAGVSPPAALAVQAGLGPSVAAATDLVLAAACFSSLVAFVNYGARFALAFAEDGLLPAPLTRIHPRFHSPHVAVVSLALISLAFISAAVLLVGDVSAAYDALATLLVYIWVLPYVLIAAGAIVLTRRAREFRPGLWVAAGVGGAAMAWTYVNGWINPPAAQSDSMTWVAAIVIAVVLVLFVLCRVLRRGAQQHERVDV from the coding sequence ATGAGCAGCATCGAGTGTGAAGATTCCGCCGGGCACCTCGAAAGCGGCCATTTCGGCCGCGGCACACTGGTGTCGCTCTCACTGGCATCGTTCTTCCCGGCGGTCGGCATCGCCCTCGTTCCGACACTGGTCCTCACCGCGGTCGGAAACCCCACCGCGTGGCATGCGTCGCTCCTCGCCGCGATCTGCGTGATCCTGATCGGGCGAGCGATTATCGTGTTCGCGGGCCGATTCGTCGCGACAGGCTCGCTCTACTCCTACATATCCGAAGTCTTCGGGCCATGGGCGCGCTACCTGACCGGCGCCGCGATGGCGGGTGGGTTCGTCTGCGGGGTCGGCGGACTGGCGATGCTGGTCGGACGCTTCCTCGGCAGCTTCATACATGAACGCCAGGCCGACCCGACCGACCTGTCAGCACTCCACTTCCCCACCCAAAGTGTGATCTTCGCGCTCGCCTTCCTGATCGCAGCCGGAATCGCATATCGCGGCCTCGACAGCTCCGTGGTCGTCGTCGTCGGCCTGGCTGTGCTGTCCACCCCGCTGGTCGCCCTCATCACCCTCGCCAGTGTGCGACACACGGGCCTGCAACTCGCGATGCAGTTCGACTTCAGCCAGTTCAGCGTGGGGTCCACGCTGCGGGGCGTGGCCATCGGTGCCGCGTTCCTCATCGCCTTCGAGAGCTGCGCCGCGCTGGCAGCCGAGACCCGAGATCCTGAGCGCAACATCCCCGTGGCGGTGATGGCGGTACCGGTGGTATTGGGCGGCGTCTACACCCTTGCGACCATCTTGCAGGTTCCTGGTCTCCTGCAGGCCTCTGACCAGCTGGCCGCGGGGGTGTCGCCGCCGGCCGCGCTGGCCGTGCAGGCAGGCCTGGGACCGTCGGTTGCGGCAGCCACCGACCTCGTGCTCGCAGCCGCGTGCTTCTCCTCGCTCGTCGCCTTCGTCAACTACGGTGCCCGATTCGCACTTGCGTTCGCCGAGGACGGCCTGCTCCCTGCACCCCTGACGCGCATCCACCCGCGGTTCCACAGCCCGCACGTGGCCGTCGTGTCGCTCGCCCTCATATCTCTCGCGTTCATCTCGGCCGCGGTGCTCCTGGTCGGCGACGTGTCGGCCGCGTATGACGCACTTGCCACCCTGCTGGTGTACATCTGGGTGCTGCCGTACGTGCTGATCGCCGCGGGCGCGATCGTGCTGACGCGTCGGGCACGAGAGTTCCGCCCGGGCCTGTGGGTCGCCGCCGGCGTCGGCGGGGCCGCCATGGCGTGGACCTACGTCAACGGCTGGATCAATCCTCCGGCGGCTCAGTCGGATTCGATGACGTGGGTTGCCGCAATCGTGATCGCCGTCGTGCTGGTGCTGTTCGTTCTGTGCAGGGTTCTCCGACGGGGCGCGCAGCAGCACGAGCGCGTCGACGTGTGA
- a CDS encoding GMC family oxidoreductase: MSHETDYIVIGAGSAGCAVAARLSERKTARVLLIEAGGGNRRLEVKAPAAFSQQFHGKLDWDYWTEPEPHLNGRRLFSPRGKMVGGSSEMNAMIYLRGNRLDYDSWAENGATGWSYADVLPIFKRFESNDEFGGTYHGTAGALKVTRIPDPDPVSLALVEAAAALGIERNNDFNGERQDGTGRVQVTQHRGMRFGSAEAYLAPIARRRNLEVRTDSLVTRIIVERGRAVAVETSDRNGNTERINARAEIIVSGGAFNTPALLQHSGIGPADFLRSVGVKPVVDLPAVGENLMEHPLVYTTYELTDGHIGIADAKKPKYLLEWLLRRRGKLTSNVAEAAAHVRTDAAMPAPNFQCLFAPGYFYDHGQMAWDVPAATIAMSYIAPRSRGTVRIRSNDPTRKPRVTYNMLSTRAEMDEMIDAVDLARDIAATGPARAVLGTEITPGRDVRTREEVEAWIRTSVQHTYHPACTARIGTPDDGVVDPQLRVHGVDGLRVADTSVMPTLIRGNTNAPAIMIGERCADFVGTTVATSASEVTAAGSGAT; this comes from the coding sequence ATGTCACATGAGACGGACTACATCGTGATCGGCGCCGGTTCGGCGGGGTGCGCGGTAGCCGCTCGGCTGAGTGAGAGGAAAACCGCGCGGGTACTGCTCATCGAAGCCGGCGGCGGCAATCGCCGGCTCGAGGTGAAGGCGCCTGCCGCATTCTCCCAGCAGTTTCACGGAAAGCTCGACTGGGACTATTGGACCGAGCCCGAACCGCACCTCAACGGGCGCCGTCTGTTCTCTCCGCGCGGGAAGATGGTCGGCGGATCGAGTGAGATGAACGCGATGATCTACCTCCGCGGCAACAGGCTCGACTACGACTCCTGGGCCGAGAACGGCGCCACCGGTTGGTCGTATGCGGACGTGCTCCCGATCTTCAAGCGCTTCGAATCGAATGACGAATTCGGTGGCACCTATCATGGCACCGCGGGCGCACTGAAGGTCACCCGCATTCCCGACCCGGACCCGGTCAGCCTGGCACTCGTCGAGGCCGCGGCTGCCCTGGGGATCGAGCGCAACAACGACTTCAACGGTGAAAGACAGGACGGGACGGGACGGGTGCAGGTCACCCAGCATCGTGGCATGCGCTTCGGCAGCGCCGAGGCATACCTTGCACCGATCGCGCGGCGGCGCAATCTGGAAGTTCGCACCGACTCTCTCGTCACCCGGATCATCGTCGAGCGGGGCCGAGCGGTCGCCGTCGAGACCTCCGACCGGAACGGCAATACGGAGCGAATCAACGCCCGCGCCGAGATCATCGTGTCCGGTGGAGCATTCAACACCCCTGCGCTGCTCCAGCATTCGGGCATCGGCCCAGCTGACTTCCTTCGCTCGGTGGGGGTGAAGCCTGTCGTCGACTTGCCGGCCGTGGGCGAGAACCTGATGGAGCACCCACTCGTCTACACCACCTACGAACTGACCGACGGCCACATCGGCATCGCAGACGCGAAGAAGCCGAAGTACCTGTTGGAGTGGCTGTTACGCCGGCGCGGCAAACTCACGAGCAACGTCGCCGAGGCCGCCGCCCACGTTCGCACCGATGCCGCCATGCCGGCACCCAATTTCCAGTGCCTCTTCGCCCCCGGATACTTCTACGATCACGGCCAGATGGCGTGGGACGTGCCCGCGGCGACGATCGCGATGTCCTACATCGCGCCGCGCAGCCGGGGCACGGTGCGGATCCGATCGAACGACCCGACACGCAAACCCCGAGTCACGTACAACATGCTCTCTACCCGCGCGGAGATGGACGAGATGATCGACGCCGTCGACCTCGCTCGCGACATCGCCGCGACCGGACCCGCCCGCGCGGTCCTGGGCACCGAAATCACCCCGGGCCGTGATGTGCGAACGCGCGAAGAGGTGGAGGCCTGGATCCGTACCTCGGTTCAGCACACCTATCACCCCGCCTGCACCGCGCGTATCGGTACCCCCGACGACGGGGTCGTCGATCCGCAGCTGCGTGTCCACGGTGTCGATGGCCTGCGGGTGGCCGATACGTCGGTCATGCCCACCCTCATCCGCGGCAATACCAACGCACCGGCAATCATGATCGGTGAGCGTTGCGCAGATTTCGTCGGCACAACCGTCGCGACGTCTGCATCCGAGGTCACCGCCGCCGGGTCCGGAGCTACGTGA